The Deltaproteobacteria bacterium genome contains a region encoding:
- a CDS encoding matrixin family metalloprotease, whose translation MKTLFRLILFIILSVAVSYLSGCAPKPQEDCGFVQNVYGERISWKGKIPIVMKLHESVPANYYESITSAAEKWNKALGKNVIAVDTKDIQKGPVLSFKDMQNVIYFYGEWEEDKPTEQARTSVYWLGDEIKEADIRINAKNFKFYDLTLQDKSSTKINLEALLIHEMGHVLGLKHKDADQSVMGTYLASQFDRITIAATDKKSLSCEY comes from the coding sequence ATGAAAACATTATTCAGACTAATTTTATTTATCATTTTGTCAGTTGCTGTTTCCTACTTGTCTGGCTGTGCTCCAAAGCCCCAAGAGGATTGCGGCTTTGTGCAAAATGTTTATGGGGAAAGAATTTCTTGGAAAGGTAAGATTCCCATCGTGATGAAATTGCATGAATCCGTTCCTGCTAATTATTATGAGTCTATTACTTCTGCAGCCGAAAAATGGAATAAAGCTTTAGGAAAAAATGTTATTGCTGTTGATACCAAGGACATTCAAAAAGGCCCCGTTCTGTCTTTTAAGGACATGCAAAATGTCATTTATTTTTATGGAGAATGGGAGGAAGACAAACCTACGGAACAGGCGAGGACAAGTGTTTACTGGCTTGGAGATGAGATCAAAGAGGCGGATATTCGCATCAATGCTAAGAATTTTAAATTTTATGATTTAACTCTTCAAGATAAGTCTTCAACGAAAATAAATCTAGAAGCCTTGCTCATTCATGAAATGGGGCATGTCCTCGGTTTGAAACATAAGGATGCAGATCAAAGTGTTATGGGAACTTATTTGGCAAGTCAATTTGATCGGATCACCATTGCGGCTACAGATAAAAAATCCCTATCCTGCGAGTATTAA
- a CDS encoding chloride channel protein, whose translation MKKYLKWIFLSSLCGLLSGTATFVFLQSLSFITDLREKTPLLIFGLPFAGLLIGYLYFLSGNSTTKGTNLILEEIHDPKNVVPFRMAPLIFFSTLLTHLFGGSAGREGTAVQIGSSLSDQLFHFFRISQEERKILLVAGASAGFSAAIGAPLAGMIFGMEVIHLGRLKIFAWIECAVASYIAFYTAFLLGAPHSHFPKLELIEFNLKTLFFIFFAGMIFGITANFFSKMTHFVESIFNRWVKYPPLKPFYAGILLSLLFYYEGSYRYSGLGLPVIQESFTKLLTIQDPLFKSFFTSLTVGSGFKGGEFIPLVYIGSTLGNVLSNLLPVSFKLLASLGFVSVFAGAANTPLTCTLLAIEIFGYQITPYAFVACMMSYYFSGNRGIYKSQKFLNKKFPLFNKN comes from the coding sequence ATTAAAAAATATCTAAAATGGATCTTTTTAAGTTCTCTTTGTGGTCTGTTATCGGGGACGGCCACTTTTGTCTTTTTGCAAAGCCTTTCCTTTATCACTGACCTCCGAGAGAAAACTCCACTTCTTATTTTTGGATTGCCCTTTGCTGGATTACTTATCGGTTACCTTTATTTCTTAAGTGGTAACTCCACGACCAAAGGAACTAATTTGATTCTCGAAGAAATCCACGACCCAAAAAATGTGGTGCCCTTTCGCATGGCCCCTTTGATTTTCTTTTCTACCTTACTCACTCACTTATTTGGCGGCTCCGCAGGACGAGAAGGCACCGCTGTGCAGATTGGCTCTTCCTTATCGGATCAACTTTTTCATTTTTTTCGGATTTCTCAAGAGGAAAGAAAAATACTTCTCGTTGCCGGTGCCAGCGCCGGTTTTAGCGCCGCTATCGGAGCCCCCTTAGCCGGAATGATCTTTGGCATGGAGGTCATTCATCTTGGGAGACTCAAAATTTTTGCATGGATTGAGTGCGCGGTGGCCTCTTATATCGCTTTTTACACGGCTTTTTTATTAGGAGCTCCCCATAGTCATTTTCCAAAATTAGAACTGATTGAATTCAACCTAAAAACTTTATTTTTTATCTTTTTTGCCGGAATGATCTTTGGCATCACCGCCAATTTTTTTTCAAAAATGACCCACTTTGTTGAATCTATTTTTAACAGATGGGTGAAATACCCACCCTTAAAACCCTTTTATGCTGGAATTTTATTATCACTCTTGTTTTACTATGAAGGGTCCTATCGCTATTCAGGACTGGGCCTTCCCGTCATCCAAGAGTCTTTCACCAAACTTCTGACGATCCAAGATCCTCTTTTTAAATCCTTTTTTACGTCCTTAACTGTTGGTTCTGGATTTAAAGGGGGTGAATTTATTCCCTTAGTTTATATCGGTTCTACCTTAGGAAACGTTCTTTCGAACCTGCTTCCTGTTTCTTTTAAACTTCTTGCTTCCCTCGGTTTTGTTTCCGTTTTTGCAGGTGCTGCCAATACCCCACTCACCTGCACTCTTTTGGCTATTGAAATTTTTGGATATCAAATAACACCCTATGCCTTTGTGGCCTGCATGATGAGTTATTATTTTTCTGGCAACAGAGGTATTTATAAAAGTCAAAAATTTCTCAATAAAAAATTCCCACTTTTTAATAAAAATTAA
- the fbaA gene encoding class II fructose-bisphosphate aldolase, which produces MSQKLLELVKPGVLTGEELQTVFSQCKKNHFALPAVNVVGTDSANAALEAAAKVRAPVIIQFSNGGAQFVAGKGLKLEGQKSAILGAISGALHVHNVAPHYGVPVILHTDHAAKKLLPWIDGLLDAGEKHFEKTGKPLFSSHMLDLSEESLAENIEICGKYLSRMSKMGMTLEIELGCTGGEEDGVDNSHMDHSALYTQPADVAYAYEHLIKISPRFTIAASFGNVHGVYKPGNVKLMPTILRDSQKYLSDKFRLPVNSLNFVFHGGSGSTPEEIKESISYGVVKMNIDTDTQWANWSGIMEYYKKNQAYLQGQIGNPEGEDKPNKKYYDPRVWLRAGQATMVTRLEQAFKELNAVNTL; this is translated from the coding sequence ATGTCGCAAAAATTATTAGAATTAGTGAAGCCTGGAGTCCTAACAGGAGAAGAACTTCAAACTGTTTTTTCTCAATGTAAAAAAAATCATTTTGCTCTTCCTGCCGTGAATGTCGTGGGAACAGATTCGGCCAATGCAGCACTTGAGGCCGCAGCTAAAGTGAGAGCCCCAGTGATCATTCAGTTTTCAAACGGAGGAGCGCAATTTGTTGCGGGTAAAGGTCTAAAATTGGAAGGGCAGAAGTCCGCTATTTTGGGAGCCATTTCTGGAGCTCTGCATGTTCATAACGTAGCACCTCATTATGGTGTCCCCGTCATTCTTCACACCGATCATGCAGCGAAAAAACTTTTACCTTGGATTGATGGTTTGTTGGATGCTGGAGAAAAGCACTTTGAAAAAACAGGGAAGCCCTTGTTTAGTTCTCACATGTTGGATCTTTCAGAAGAAAGCTTAGCTGAAAATATAGAAATCTGTGGGAAGTATCTAAGCCGCATGTCTAAAATGGGAATGACCTTAGAGATTGAGTTAGGTTGTACCGGCGGTGAGGAAGATGGTGTTGACAACAGTCATATGGATCATTCAGCTCTCTACACTCAACCTGCGGATGTGGCCTATGCCTACGAACACTTGATTAAAATTAGCCCTCGATTCACGATTGCCGCTTCTTTTGGAAATGTTCATGGCGTTTATAAGCCAGGAAATGTAAAACTGATGCCAACGATTTTAAGAGATTCTCAAAAATATTTATCAGATAAATTTCGTTTGCCTGTTAATTCTTTGAATTTTGTTTTTCATGGGGGCTCCGGTTCAACTCCTGAAGAGATTAAAGAATCTATCAGTTACGGTGTTGTGAAAATGAATATTGATACCGATACCCAATGGGCTAACTGGTCTGGGATTATGGAATACTACAAAAAAAATCAAGCTTATTTACAAGGTCAAATTGGCAATCCCGAGGGTGAGGATAAGCCAAATAAAAAATACTATGATCCAAGGGTTTGGCTCCGCGCAGGCCAGGCCACAATGGTAACTCGACTTGAGCAAGCGTTTAAAGAGCTCAATGCTGTGAACACCTTGTAA
- a CDS encoding putative transporter, with protein MTWLIDLLTKESVTHSILVLSLIAGLGLWLGSIQIFRFKLGIAAVLFVGLGFGHLHFTLDTHVIEFIREFGLILFIFTIGTQVGPGFFSSLQKNGLHLNLLAASIVILGLIVTFIIKNVAGLDTSVMIGLFSGAVTNTPSLGAAQQMIKDVLPDQAQTPGLSYAVAYPFGIIGIVLTMTLIRYVFRINIQGEVAEILKKLNTSASKLSTLNILVKNPNINGIMIKKIPSLKESGILISRIQHGNSVCVATADSLIHTGDILLAIGKKEQLENIQLILGEVSDIDLRTGSHTISSQRIIITQPQIVGKRPRELNLFQRFGVTLTRVSRAEIEFTPTADFQFQYGDRVIAVGEEESLKKVAHEFGNSLKSLDHPQIIPFFLGIFLGVVLGSMPFFIPGMPVPLKLGLAGGPLIIAILMSRIGHIGKIIWHMPESSNLILREFGMILFLSCVGLKAGEKFFDLLINGDGLYWMALAALITLIPILIVGFYARYFMKMNYVTLCGLLSGSMTDPPALAFANSMTQSDSCAISYATVYPLTMFLRVIGTQIFILLFL; from the coding sequence ATGACTTGGTTAATCGATTTACTCACAAAAGAATCCGTAACTCATTCCATATTAGTTTTATCCTTGATTGCTGGCCTAGGCTTATGGCTCGGGAGCATTCAAATTTTCCGTTTTAAACTGGGCATTGCCGCTGTGCTTTTTGTCGGACTCGGTTTTGGGCATTTGCATTTCACTCTGGATACGCATGTCATTGAGTTCATCCGGGAGTTTGGACTTATTTTATTTATCTTTACTATCGGAACTCAGGTGGGACCTGGTTTTTTCTCTTCGCTTCAAAAAAATGGCCTTCATCTTAATTTACTTGCGGCCAGCATTGTTATTCTAGGCCTTATCGTTACCTTTATTATTAAAAATGTTGCAGGCCTGGATACCTCGGTGATGATTGGCCTGTTTTCTGGAGCCGTGACCAACACCCCTTCCCTAGGTGCAGCCCAGCAGATGATCAAAGACGTACTGCCTGATCAGGCACAAACACCAGGACTTTCCTATGCTGTGGCTTATCCCTTTGGCATCATAGGGATTGTCTTAACTATGACTCTGATTAGGTATGTTTTTCGAATTAACATTCAGGGAGAAGTGGCAGAAATTTTAAAAAAATTAAATACCAGCGCCAGCAAACTTTCAACTCTGAATATCCTCGTTAAAAATCCAAACATCAATGGAATCATGATAAAAAAAATACCGTCTCTTAAGGAAAGTGGTATTTTAATTTCTAGAATTCAGCATGGAAATTCTGTTTGTGTGGCTACAGCTGACTCCTTAATCCATACAGGAGATATTCTTTTAGCCATTGGAAAAAAAGAACAACTTGAAAATATTCAGTTGATCCTTGGCGAAGTCAGTGACATTGATTTAAGGACTGGCTCCCACACTATTTCAAGCCAACGCATTATTATCACCCAACCTCAAATAGTTGGGAAACGCCCCAGGGAATTAAACTTGTTTCAACGTTTTGGAGTCACCTTGACTCGCGTTTCCAGAGCTGAAATTGAATTCACCCCCACTGCCGATTTTCAATTTCAATATGGAGATCGTGTGATTGCCGTTGGTGAAGAAGAGTCACTTAAAAAAGTAGCCCATGAGTTTGGTAATTCCTTAAAATCGTTAGATCATCCACAAATTATCCCCTTCTTTTTAGGAATTTTTCTGGGAGTTGTGTTAGGAAGCATGCCCTTTTTCATTCCGGGAATGCCCGTTCCTCTGAAACTGGGATTGGCTGGTGGTCCTTTGATCATAGCGATCTTAATGAGTCGCATTGGTCATATTGGGAAAATTATTTGGCATATGCCTGAAAGCTCCAACCTAATTTTGCGAGAGTTTGGAATGATTTTATTTTTGTCCTGTGTCGGTTTGAAAGCTGGAGAAAAATTTTTTGATCTTCTTATAAATGGAGACGGCCTATACTGGATGGCCTTGGCCGCCCTCATTACCTTGATTCCTATTCTTATTGTTGGTTTTTACGCCAGGTACTTCATGAAAATGAATTATGTCACTCTTTGTGGGCTTCTTTCCGGAAGCATGACAGACCCTCCTGCCTTGGCTTTTGCTAATAGCATGACTCAATCCGATAGTTGTGCCATCTCCTATGCCACCGTGTACCCGTTAACAATGTTTCTAAGAGTTATCGGGACACAGATATTTATTTTGCTCTTTTTATAA
- a CDS encoding chalcone isomerase family protein, producing MSLKILGMTFISLMLTVSSSNAELLTKEFSGKEMYGVKLSKSASAKVDQLNVDLVQVGAGLRTKKVLVANIKVYTAELFVSEPLAVVKSDADILETVSKVRAAAVQLTFLRSVEAEKVQVSFREALVANEVDINSPEINQLFSFLAAGGEAKEKKTMTFLTIKNADGTETLSFEDTNGSVGMVKGNNLSKSIFSMWLGIPADDGLIKLKAELLN from the coding sequence ATGTCTTTAAAAATTCTAGGGATGACTTTTATTTCTTTAATGTTAACCGTATCTTCTTCGAATGCTGAATTATTAACGAAAGAATTTTCTGGTAAGGAAATGTATGGCGTTAAACTATCGAAATCAGCTTCAGCTAAAGTGGATCAGCTAAATGTGGATCTGGTGCAGGTGGGAGCTGGCTTACGAACTAAAAAAGTTCTCGTTGCTAATATTAAAGTCTACACTGCTGAACTGTTTGTCTCAGAGCCTTTGGCAGTCGTTAAATCGGATGCTGATATTCTAGAAACGGTATCAAAGGTGAGAGCGGCCGCTGTTCAACTCACTTTTTTAAGAAGTGTCGAGGCAGAAAAAGTTCAAGTTTCTTTCCGCGAGGCTTTAGTGGCCAATGAAGTAGATATTAACTCACCAGAAATCAACCAGTTGTTTTCTTTTTTGGCAGCTGGAGGCGAGGCTAAAGAGAAAAAAACAATGACATTTTTAACTATCAAAAATGCAGATGGAACAGAAACACTTTCCTTTGAAGATACCAATGGGAGCGTGGGAATGGTTAAGGGGAATAATCTGAGTAAGAGTATTTTTTCCATGTGGTTAGGTATTCCTGCAGATGATGGTTTGATAAAGCTAAAAGCCGAATTGTTAAATTAA
- a CDS encoding MBL fold metallo-hydrolase — MFSPSRLRFLGAAGTVTGSKYLLTTGDTHVLIDCGLFQGLKELRLKNWDRFPIAPEKIEAVILTHAHIDHSGYIPRLIKEGFVGKIYCTPPTLELCKILLPDTGYIQEEDARWLNRKNLSKHHPALPLYTREEAEKALRQFVPVEFDLPIRVTKEFRVTFQYAGHILGAASAFVETNGKKIAFSGDVGRLNDAVMYPPKTLASDIDYLVVESTYGDRVHKETSELNELERIIKETFTRKGVMLIPAFAVGRAQTFLYLISELILQKRIPRIPIYLNSPMATSATKLFCQFNKLHKLTEDQCDYFNSLVTYIKTPEESKALNEKKGPMIIISASGMITGGRILHHLKAFGGDPRNTILIAGFQAEGTRGRAIQEGARSIKFHGQMLPINACVEVIDNVSAHADYTEIKEWLAASQMKPQKVFITHGEISASFKMKEHLEAQFHWNCVVPQRDQEFSLDRQS, encoded by the coding sequence ATGTTCAGTCCAAGTAGACTCAGATTTTTGGGTGCCGCGGGTACAGTGACCGGTTCAAAATATCTCTTAACTACAGGGGATACTCATGTTCTGATTGATTGTGGCCTTTTCCAGGGACTCAAGGAGTTAAGATTAAAAAACTGGGATCGGTTTCCAATCGCCCCAGAAAAAATTGAAGCGGTGATATTAACCCACGCTCACATAGATCATTCAGGATATATTCCTAGGTTGATCAAAGAAGGTTTTGTGGGGAAAATATATTGTACACCGCCGACCTTAGAGCTCTGCAAAATTTTGCTGCCAGATACGGGCTATATCCAGGAAGAAGATGCCCGGTGGTTAAACCGTAAGAACCTTTCTAAACATCACCCAGCCTTACCATTATACACTAGGGAGGAGGCTGAAAAGGCACTCCGTCAATTTGTTCCAGTTGAATTTGATTTACCTATTAGGGTCACGAAGGAATTCAGAGTGACCTTTCAATATGCTGGTCATATTTTAGGGGCGGCAAGTGCGTTTGTTGAAACAAATGGAAAAAAAATCGCATTTTCTGGGGATGTGGGCAGATTAAATGATGCCGTGATGTACCCTCCAAAAACTTTAGCCTCTGATATTGATTATCTGGTTGTTGAATCTACCTATGGGGACCGTGTTCATAAAGAAACCAGTGAGCTGAATGAATTAGAAAGAATAATTAAGGAAACTTTTACAAGAAAAGGAGTGATGCTCATTCCCGCATTTGCTGTGGGTCGTGCTCAAACTTTTTTGTATTTAATTTCAGAACTCATTCTTCAAAAGAGAATTCCAAGAATTCCCATATATCTGAATAGCCCCATGGCAACGAGTGCAACTAAACTTTTTTGTCAGTTTAATAAACTTCACAAACTCACTGAAGATCAATGCGATTATTTCAATAGCTTAGTAACCTATATTAAAACACCTGAAGAGTCTAAGGCCTTGAATGAAAAAAAGGGACCCATGATCATTATTTCAGCCAGTGGAATGATAACGGGAGGGAGAATTCTTCATCATTTAAAAGCTTTTGGAGGAGATCCGCGGAACACCATTCTTATTGCTGGATTTCAAGCTGAAGGAACTCGAGGAAGAGCGATCCAAGAGGGAGCTCGGTCTATTAAATTTCATGGACAGATGCTGCCAATCAATGCCTGTGTGGAAGTTATTGATAATGTGTCGGCTCATGCTGATTATACTGAAATAAAAGAATGGCTAGCTGCTTCGCAGATGAAACCCCAAAAAGTTTTTATTACTCATGGGGAAATTTCAGCCTCATTCAAAATGAAAGAGCATCTTGAAGCTCAATTTCACTGGAATTGTGTCGTTCCTCAAAGGGATCAAGAGTTTAGTTTGGATAGGCAGAGCTAG
- a CDS encoding exopolysaccharide biosynthesis polyprenyl glycosylphosphotransferase, with product MLKPVLTPRYKGAVLFFDLLSFVASSHLVNGLRFSDWGFQLEQSLGFWFMAMTLLSSLYIFGSFDLDTQKLSTLMKRQFIAVFSTLLIVLLINYILSKERSGIFGRGILFGTLIIFWFLSSMYKGLLWNRLKIQISNLKYLFIAHADYTKLINEEIINKFSFASVVFVPSLEKGSIQAGRDLNEIINKDWTSIILALPSKYWNTGFSDILMKTRFAGASILNLDDFFEGVQKKVPVDFLNQEWFIFEKGFSLINNPFGLRIKRLCDMILALGLLLLSWPVIILAAILIKLESPGSVFYKQIRTGLNDHEFTIFKLRSMAKNAEVNGVQWAQNNDSRVTRVGKWLRITRIDELPQLWNVVKGEMSFIGPRPERPEFNIELEEKIPFYRLRHLVRPGITGWAQVMYPYGASIEDSKQKLQFDLYYIKNFSFFLDLQIVFKTIQVVLFGKGR from the coding sequence ATGTTGAAACCGGTATTAACGCCTCGTTATAAAGGGGCAGTTCTTTTTTTTGATTTATTGAGTTTCGTTGCAAGCTCTCATTTGGTTAATGGGCTTCGTTTTTCTGATTGGGGTTTCCAGTTAGAACAATCCCTTGGGTTTTGGTTTATGGCGATGACCTTGTTGTCTTCTTTGTATATATTTGGATCCTTTGATTTAGATACGCAAAAACTATCGACTCTGATGAAAAGACAATTTATTGCTGTGTTTTCAACACTTCTAATTGTTTTGTTAATCAACTATATTCTGAGTAAAGAACGATCGGGTATCTTTGGAAGAGGTATCTTGTTTGGTACCTTAATAATATTTTGGTTTCTATCTTCAATGTATAAAGGACTTTTATGGAACCGTTTGAAAATTCAAATTTCTAATTTGAAATACTTGTTTATTGCCCATGCTGATTATACAAAATTGATTAACGAAGAAATCATAAATAAATTTTCCTTTGCGTCTGTCGTCTTTGTCCCTTCCTTAGAAAAGGGATCTATTCAGGCGGGAAGAGACTTGAACGAAATTATTAATAAAGATTGGACATCGATTATTCTGGCCTTGCCCTCAAAGTACTGGAACACAGGGTTTTCAGATATTTTAATGAAAACAAGATTTGCAGGAGCCTCCATCCTTAATTTAGATGATTTTTTTGAAGGAGTGCAAAAAAAAGTTCCTGTCGATTTTTTAAATCAAGAATGGTTTATTTTTGAAAAAGGTTTTTCCCTAATTAATAATCCTTTTGGGCTCAGAATTAAGCGTCTTTGTGATATGATTTTAGCTTTGGGGTTGTTGCTACTGTCCTGGCCGGTAATTATTCTGGCGGCCATCTTGATAAAATTGGAGTCTCCGGGAAGTGTTTTTTATAAACAAATTCGTACCGGTCTTAATGATCATGAATTCACCATATTTAAATTGAGATCAATGGCCAAAAATGCTGAGGTGAATGGGGTGCAATGGGCCCAGAATAATGATTCTAGGGTGACCAGGGTGGGAAAGTGGTTAAGGATCACGCGGATTGACGAGTTACCTCAATTGTGGAATGTGGTGAAAGGGGAAATGAGTTTTATAGGCCCCAGGCCAGAGCGTCCTGAGTTTAATATTGAATTAGAAGAAAAAATTCCATTTTATCGATTGAGACATCTAGTGAGGCCCGGCATTACTGGCTGGGCCCAAGTCATGTATCCCTATGGAGCTAGCATTGAGGACTCCAAGCAAAAACTTCAATTTGATTTGTACTATATAAAAAATTTTAGTTTCTTCTTGGATTTGCAAATCGTCTTTAAAACAATTCAAGTCGTTCTTTTTGGCAAAGGAAGATAG
- a CDS encoding PspA/IM30 family protein yields MDRLTQLLSRIWNIVLGRTEMFTEGMETPEDKVKNYLSKLNSEMNELKATTVRVIADEKKLKLQVTELLLEAKDWENKAVLALEHKNEILAQQAVEKRDQVQAKALALKSEWDKQKEIVEKFKAQLEQTQETIEKRKREYNIVLTQYKTAQTQKNITDIIANQSKSSELMDSLKDKVIELQAQTEATSSLSNSGSLNDEFDKLIKSKKSSVALEDLKKRVGYHSTIESDTLKDVTVKKVGS; encoded by the coding sequence ATGGATCGCTTAACTCAATTACTATCTCGGATATGGAATATTGTTCTTGGTAGGACAGAAATGTTTACCGAAGGCATGGAAACCCCGGAAGACAAAGTAAAAAATTATCTTTCTAAATTAAATAGTGAAATGAATGAATTAAAGGCGACGACGGTTCGGGTCATTGCTGATGAGAAAAAACTGAAGCTCCAGGTGACAGAGCTGTTGCTTGAAGCCAAAGATTGGGAAAACAAAGCGGTCTTGGCCTTAGAACACAAAAATGAAATATTGGCACAACAGGCAGTAGAAAAGCGGGATCAAGTTCAAGCTAAAGCCTTGGCACTTAAAAGTGAATGGGATAAACAAAAGGAGATCGTTGAAAAGTTCAAAGCCCAGCTGGAGCAAACCCAAGAAACCATTGAAAAAAGGAAACGAGAATATAACATCGTTTTGACTCAATACAAAACAGCCCAAACACAAAAAAATATTACAGATATCATTGCCAATCAATCAAAGTCTTCAGAACTGATGGATTCCCTCAAAGACAAGGTGATAGAGCTTCAGGCCCAAACAGAAGCAACGAGTTCCTTGTCAAACTCAGGCAGTCTTAACGATGAATTTGATAAGTTGATAAAATCTAAAAAGTCTTCAGTCGCATTGGAAGATCTTAAAAAACGCGTGGGTTACCATTCAACAATTGAAAGTGACACGCTCAAGGACGTTACTGTTAAAAAAGTAGGGAGCTAG